The DNA window TTGAGATAGGTGTGCCCGACATTTAGTTTTGTAGGCTTGAACCAGTCGTCCTCCAGGGGAAATGGCAATTGACACATGAAtctaaatgaaaaataacCTAGGTATACACATAACTAATCAAAAAAGTGTTTGTTGCTCAATCACCTCCAAGTACTGTAGCTCTTTTTCGTACTCCAAAGATTCCTCCATGAGTCGCAAAGcggtctgaaacttttccGTGCCCAGGATGTAAGTCATTTCACCTATGTTCTGTTTGTACCACTTGGCGTAGTTGTCGAGGTTTGTCTGAATATCCATGGTTGATGCAGAGGCAGCTCTTGCCGTCAGCAGCAAATGAAGTAGGGATGTCAGAGAGCCAGTAGAAGCGGTTTGCAAAAGTCTGTTTTTCAAATGCTCTGCAAGTGTAAGGAAAATGCATGAGCGGAATGTGGTTCGAAGAAAACAAATTGGTTCCAACTTTTGATATATGTAGTGGTTTCTGGACTGGCCGCACTGGCTATGGACTGCACTAAAATGAGGTAGAACTTCCATTGCCTAAAGGTTTCCGTATTAGACTTTTTGAAAAGGTATTGGAGTACTTCCTGCTGATGTCCAGCAAACATCTACGAATAAGATTCAGTTgaggaaaaatataaagatgTAAAGCCTCCTTTTGAAAGAAATATAACCTTATCGCAGAGGTGCTTTACAAAAGTAAGTTCATCCACACCCTCATTAATCCAGGCGCTGAAGTGGGCAAATGCTTCGTTGATATTGTCCGCTCGATGGAGTTCCAGAAGAGTATTCAAATGCATGTTAATGCAAACAGTTAGGGCGGTATCTAAAGAATGGGTGAAACTATTATTTTAGAACCCCTGTGGTGATGAAAACCCACTTGGCAAGGCTTTGCATAAAGTCTCCACGTAGCCCAAGGTGCTTATTTTAGGATTGCTCACGAGGCCGGAGTACAGATGACTCAAAGCTGAAGTAAGGATGGAGGTTAACCGCAGGGAAGCCTCAGAATCTAAAGATATATACTCAAATTAAAGTACAGAAACCTTTAGGATTGCAGAAAGACTAACTATAAGCTGCGGCAATGAAGATGTTTGTAAGGAGCTCGAACTCGGAGTTCAGGAATATGATCAGGTCCACCTGCAGATCGTCCGAGTTCTTCTTGCTGTGAATGAATAAACTGATCAGTGGGCGTCAACTAATAACTCCATACCCACCTGAGGATGTACTGCGTGGCAGTCAGGATGCGGAGTTCTTGCAGCTGAAGGAGCACCCTGAAACTTCCGACGTTTGCCTGCAACTGGCAAAAGAACCTGGCGGCCAGGAACTGCAAATATATTAACTTTAACTAAGATTGTTTAAAGGGTTTTCACTTAATCCATTACCCTTTCCTTGGCATTGAGAATCTTCAGAAGCTCCCGAAAATCTTCTCTTTCGTATGTTGCAATTTGTTGAAGTCCGCAATGCTTTTGTATGGTCTGAGGAGGAATATGCCAATTATATTGAttagtatttaattaaataacttaCCCTGCAAACAAAACCAAAGCTGTTTCCGATATTGGAATAACGAAAATCATCCTTCATAACATCCATTTCGCggtttattttaacaaattcaTTCAAAgcaacaatttgtttttataccgCGTTTAGTGTGACCAACGCAATATCCAGCTAAAATACCATATAAAAAGGAAATCGATTATTACAGTCTCATTTATCGATGTATTGgcggtttaaaaaataaccgTTACAGTTTTAAACTTAAGAAACATTAAAAACTGGAATAAAATAGAGCAAATGTTTTATAtctgttgtttatttattagagTTTCTAGGTTAGATCTCTCttgtaaaaacttatttttaccTACAGAGACTAAATTATTGCAAAGGATCCTCAGATGGAGATCCCTAAATTTGTTATTCGAGCTAGCATAATCCATGGTCCCAGTTTTGAAGTATAACCTATCTATTTGACGCAGTAATCCTTGCGCTGCTGTCGTATAACTGCGTTAAGTTTTAGGCACTGCTGTCGTAGGCCATCGTTATCCCCCTTAAGGATCTCAATGGTCTCCTCCTGCCGCTGGATGGTCTGGTGCACCCGCTTTTGAAGCTGATCCATCTCCTGCTTATGGCGCTCGTTGAGCACTCCCAGCTCGCTCTGGATGTCCGCGTTGAGGTTCTCCCTTAGCCTATCCCGCTCCATAATGATGTCGCCGCACATCTTCTTGCTGTGACTGAGCTCCAGTTGCAGTTGCTTCACCTCCGCTTGGCTGTTTCGCACCTGGGCATCTGCCTCCGCCAGTTTGCCACGGGTCTCCGCGTACTTCTCCCGCAGCGACTTCTCCACGCTTTCGGCCAGAACCAGATCCTTCTCGTACTTCTCCTTGAGACGACTAGAAAAAGAGGTGTTCTTAAAATGGAAGAGGTTATGCAGGATTTACTTACTTGATCTTCAGCTCGTGCTCCTCGCTATGCTGCAGTGCATCGGCCTCCATGCGCACCACCAGCTCGTCCAGCTGGCGATCCCTCTCCGCCCGGTAGTGCTGCCTGATCGCATTCTCCTTCTCCGCCTGAGCCAGCTTGGCTTTGTTCTCGTGTTCCGTCTTCCACAGCTCAAAGTCCGCCTGATACTGCTGCTCGATGGTGTTTATGCGGTTCTGGTACTTCTCCTCCTGCTTAGCCATCCGCTCCTGCATCTCGAACTTGGCCTGCTCTAGTTCCTGCTCCTGTTCCCTTAGAGCATCTTGTCTCCTGGCCTGGTGATCGTTCTCCCGCTGCCGCAGTTCCGCCTGGAGACGTTCTCTCTCCGCCGCGAACTCCTCTGTAAGTTTCTGACGCTGCTCCGCCTGCGTCCTttgctcctcctccagctggCGCTCGAATCGCTCACGGATGGCAGTGCGCTCCTTCTCGATGATAGCCTCCCGATCCTGGGCACAGCTTTCGCGAATGCCCGTCTCGATCTGCTCGTGCTTTGTGCGTGCCTCCTCCAGAGCGTCGAGCAGCTGCATCTGGTGGGCGCGTTTAAGTTCGGTCACCTCCCGTTGGTGGTCGCAGTTCATCTTGTTGATCTCGGCCTCCAAACCTTTAACCGTGAGTTCCTTCAAGGGGACATCAGTCATTAGACATACAGAAATTATTTAAGAACCCTTACCTTGATCTTCTTGGTATTCTCGCGCACCCAACGCTCGCGCCGAATCTTTTCACCCGCCATGGTGGTCTCCTTGGTCCTGGCCAGCTCCGTCTCCAGGCGGTGCTCCCAGGCCTGGTTTTGGCTCTCCAGACGACGGGTGAGGGCCGCCACCTTCTCGCAAAGAGAACCCTTGTCCTTGAGCAGCTGCTCGATGAAGCCCTGATGGCGGGTCACCACCTCCTCGTAGTGTTTCTTCTGATCCCGCAGCTTGGCTGCAGCGGTGGACTTTTCGGCCCGCAGGCTCTTCTGCTTCTCGCCGCGCAACTGGAAGACATGCTCCTTGGACATGTGGATGGCATTGGCCAACTCATTGGCACGCAGGCTCAGGGCAATCACCCTTCTGGCCAACTGGTGATTGGGCAGCATCAACAGCTCAGAAAGTCTGTATTTAAGAAGAACATTAATAGAAAATCCAAAGAGGTTCTAGGATTCTTAACCCACTTGGGCACCTCATCGGTGACATCGGGTTCCACCACGAACTCCACCTCGGATCGATTGCTATCCGGCATGGAGCGACGTGTCTCCATTAGCGTCTTGTCGCAACTGCTCTCCACATTGTTCAGATAGGCCAAGATGTCCCTGTTAAGAAGGATTTATGTGGAAAAATTACAATGAATTGATCCCAATTTAGGAATTTCTTTTTCCACGTATTGAGAAGAAATATTCTCGGaatcgaaaataaaaagttctgtattttgtttttggagaTAAAGGAATTTTGAAACGTTGTCTTGGTCTTGGAGAATTTGGGATTTAATGGAACTTCTATCTTTTTTGAGATTGAGAAATCAGTGAGCCTTTCTTACTTGTACTTGTCTCCACTTTCAGGAACTGCACCTTCACTAAGCGTCACTGTTTCCGCGGTCTCACAACGAGAGTCCAGTTTCAGATTCAATTCACTGGGAACACGCTCGGAGAAGTTGTCTATTGGACGTAAATGGAGGTTAATGGTGATATTTTTGTAACCCGCAACCCTTAACCCACCCCTCTTCTTGTCCTCTTCGATTTCCTTAATGACGGACACTATCTCATCGTAGGTGGAGTCCCTTGAGTCCTCATTCGACTTAAGAGACGTCTGAGAAGCGGTATCGTTGTCCTGCCCCTCGTCCAGATCCTCCAGTCCCGCCTTGTGCTTGTGGTCGAACTGCTTCTGGTCCTGGATGCTCATCCAGCTGTCCACCTTGTCGAGATTGTACTCGGAGAGCTTTCGCTCCTCGCGCAGGCTGCCCACACTGATGGCCTTCTTGAGCTTCCCCAAAGGAGCAGGATTAGCTGCCGACTTGGTCACCTTGGGCTTGCTGCTCCTGGCAATGGGATCCGCACTGGCGGGCTTCACATTCTCCTTCTTCTTGGCCACGAATGGAGGAGTAGAGGCCACCTTGAGGTAGTTGTTAATCACGGCCTCGGAGCTGCCGCTCCCAAAGGATCTTCTATCGTCCGGCAAGGCTGGCAAGAAATTGTTTTCGCCCCCAAAGTTTCTGGAGCTGGAAGCTGATCTGTAGGCGGTGGCACTGTTGGCAGAGAAGCTGCTGGTGGCTCCGTTCTTGGTCTCGGACAGATTGTTCTGCTTCTCCTTTGAGGGAGAACCGAACTTGTCCAAATAGTTGGGCAGCAGCTCAATGTTGTTGAGGGTTTCGGTTCCCAAGTTGCTTTTCACCGCCTGTTTGTACTCCCTTATGACATTCAGCTCTGGTGTGGGAGCCTTGGGAAGAGTGGGAGTTGGATTCGAGGGCTTGGGTTCCACTAGTTGGGAGGCCTCCACGAACCTGCAACTGGGTGCATCACAGGCACACTTGACCTCCGAGGCGGAAGCCTCATTGGTGCTTGTGGTGGAAGAGGACCGCGTACTGCAAGTGCAGTTCTCCGATGGACACTTGGGGTACTCGTAGGTCTCCGCCAGAACCTCTCCTTCGGCGGCAGTGGAGCCGAAGTGAACCGACTTCTTCTGACCAGGATCGGCCTGCTCCACTTTGCTCAAGAA is part of the Drosophila biarmipes strain raj3 chromosome 2R, RU_DBia_V1.1, whole genome shotgun sequence genome and encodes:
- the LOC108036256 gene encoding uncharacterized protein LOC108036256 → MDVMKDDFRYSNIGNSFGFVCRTIQKHCGLQQIATYEREDFRELLKILNAKERFLAARFFCQLQANVGSFRVLLQLQELRILTATQYILSKKNSDDLQVDLIIFLNSEFELLTNIFIAAAYNSEASLRLTSILTSALSHLYSGLVSNPKISTLGYVETLCKALPNTALTVCINMHLNTLLELHRADNINEAFAHFSAWINEGVDELTFVKHLCDKMFAGHQQEVLQYLFKKSNTETFRQWKFYLILVQSIASAASPETTTYIKKHLKNRLLQTASTGSLTSLLHLLLTARAASASTMDIQTNLDNYAKWYKQNIGEMTYILGTEKFQTALRLMEESLEYEKELQYLEIHVSIAISPGGRLVQAYKTKCRAHLSQLKSAAKRKASRD
- the LOC108036675 gene encoding centrosomal protein of 131 kDa isoform X1, with the translated sequence MDLCLKGSQINLATRQKTKPKYTSRSLTTLHSPCPHFRPRSANFLQQRSRSSPFLGRPQSADPKFGRRLSTFFSDKELRSSSKRQVSSNDLLKSLLEEPIKRSWLCRSTCNSSESDYSLQKRTPDSSEEGEQFLVTMSAGEKGKSYSSYSAAQGLSNGALLQRTAKPDLPGRVSFSKPNMHNDLDSSDCDNDKQEVRSSISAPGPLTLPSFLSKVEQADPGQKKSVHFGSTAAEGEVLAETYEYPKCPSENCTCSTRSSSTTSTNEASASEVKCACDAPSCRFVEASQLVEPKPSNPTPTLPKAPTPELNVIREYKQAVKSNLGTETLNNIELLPNYLDKFGSPSKEKQNNLSETKNGATSSFSANSATAYRSASSSRNFGGENNFLPALPDDRRSFGSGSSEAVINNYLKVASTPPFVAKKKENVKPASADPIARSSKPKVTKSAANPAPLGKLKKAISVGSLREERKLSEYNLDKVDSWMSIQDQKQFDHKHKAGLEDLDEGQDNDTASQTSLKSNEDSRDSTYDEIVSVIKEIEEDKKRDNFSERVPSELNLKLDSRCETAETVTLSEGAVPESGDKYKDILAYLNNVESSCDKTLMETRRSMPDSNRSEVEFVVEPDVTDEVPKLSELLMLPNHQLARRVIALSLRANELANAIHMSKEHVFQLRGEKQKSLRAEKSTAAAKLRDQKKHYEEVVTRHQGFIEQLLKDKGSLCEKVAALTRRLESQNQAWEHRLETELARTKETTMAGEKIRRERWVRENTKKIKELTVKGLEAEINKMNCDHQREVTELKRAHQMQLLDALEEARTKHEQIETGIRESCAQDREAIIEKERTAIRERFERQLEEEQRTQAEQRQKLTEEFAAERERLQAELRQRENDHQARRQDALREQEQELEQAKFEMQERMAKQEEKYQNRINTIEQQYQADFELWKTEHENKAKLAQAEKENAIRQHYRAERDRQLDELVVRMEADALQHSEEHELKINRLKEKYEKDLVLAESVEKSLREKYAETRGKLAEADAQVRNSQAEVKQLQLELSHSKKMCGDIIMERDRLRENLNADIQSELGVLNERHKQEMDQLQKRVHQTIQRQEETIEILKGDNDGLRQQCLKLNAVIRQQRKDYCVK
- the LOC108036675 gene encoding centrosomal protein of 131 kDa isoform X2, producing MDLCLKGSQINLATRQKTKPKYTSRSLTTLHSPCPHFRPRSANFLQQRSRSSPFLGRPQSADPKFGRRLSTFFSDKELRSSSKVSSNDLLKSLLEEPIKRSWLCRSTCNSSESDYSLQKRTPDSSEEGEQFLVTMSAGEKGKSYSSYSAAQGLSNGALLQRTAKPDLPGRVSFSKPNMHNDLDSSDCDNDKQEVRSSISAPGPLTLPSFLSKVEQADPGQKKSVHFGSTAAEGEVLAETYEYPKCPSENCTCSTRSSSTTSTNEASASEVKCACDAPSCRFVEASQLVEPKPSNPTPTLPKAPTPELNVIREYKQAVKSNLGTETLNNIELLPNYLDKFGSPSKEKQNNLSETKNGATSSFSANSATAYRSASSSRNFGGENNFLPALPDDRRSFGSGSSEAVINNYLKVASTPPFVAKKKENVKPASADPIARSSKPKVTKSAANPAPLGKLKKAISVGSLREERKLSEYNLDKVDSWMSIQDQKQFDHKHKAGLEDLDEGQDNDTASQTSLKSNEDSRDSTYDEIVSVIKEIEEDKKRDNFSERVPSELNLKLDSRCETAETVTLSEGAVPESGDKYKDILAYLNNVESSCDKTLMETRRSMPDSNRSEVEFVVEPDVTDEVPKLSELLMLPNHQLARRVIALSLRANELANAIHMSKEHVFQLRGEKQKSLRAEKSTAAAKLRDQKKHYEEVVTRHQGFIEQLLKDKGSLCEKVAALTRRLESQNQAWEHRLETELARTKETTMAGEKIRRERWVRENTKKIKELTVKGLEAEINKMNCDHQREVTELKRAHQMQLLDALEEARTKHEQIETGIRESCAQDREAIIEKERTAIRERFERQLEEEQRTQAEQRQKLTEEFAAERERLQAELRQRENDHQARRQDALREQEQELEQAKFEMQERMAKQEEKYQNRINTIEQQYQADFELWKTEHENKAKLAQAEKENAIRQHYRAERDRQLDELVVRMEADALQHSEEHELKINRLKEKYEKDLVLAESVEKSLREKYAETRGKLAEADAQVRNSQAEVKQLQLELSHSKKMCGDIIMERDRLRENLNADIQSELGVLNERHKQEMDQLQKRVHQTIQRQEETIEILKGDNDGLRQQCLKLNAVIRQQRKDYCVK